The following nucleotide sequence is from Apium graveolens cultivar Ventura chromosome 4, ASM990537v1, whole genome shotgun sequence.
GTAATTGACCAAATAAGTTGAATTGTACAACGACGACTTATAAACTGGATGGTTAAAGAAGATACAGGCTTTCAGGCTATGTTACCCGGACTCGGGTATGGGTGTCGGACACAGGTTCGTATCCAAGTGTCGGACTCGGAAATATTCTGAAAAATTACATGTTTTTGGCCTAAAATAAGTGTCCAAGTGTCCATACCCATGTCCGAATGTCGAGTGTCCAACACGGGTACTTGAAGCAAAATGAAGAGTCGGGGTAACTAAGCTTTCAGGATATCAGACCAAAAGAATTATAACAAAGCTATGAGATCAGGACTGTAAATTTCCATTTCAGAAAATCTAGGTTAAAAAATGAGGTGTGAATCATAGACAAGTGTTTAGGCACCACCACTATAGATAAATCATAGTACAAAATATAATCCAAATATCATATAACAAAGCTATATACCTCCAAGAAACTCTCGACTGTTTTGCCCGCACATTGAATAATGACATCATTAAAACACACCCCGGAAATATCAGCAGACAAACCTGGTATAACCTGCACAAGGTTGACAGACGAAGTACAGAGAAGTGTCTGATTAAGTAGCCCAGCTTATATAAATAAAACAAATTTCAGTAACAAAAACTAAAACTTTATGCCTATTGGCATCACCACATGACCACAACGCCACATTACAATTCTATATCAATGAAAAGAATACTACATCATCATACAATTTTTTAAAACCAGACTTGTGCAAAACCGCCACAATATCAAAAAgtcttgagaattcaactagagaACTTCAACATTTCTTATGACTGTGTTAATATATTAAAATCCaatcaagaaagttgagaataCACCATTAATATAATCACTACTCCACAGAAATTACCTTCTCCACTATTAACTCCTCTAGAAACATGAGGAAACTTTAGAAAGATGTTCTCTAACAGGCCAAGATCAGGTGTTGCATATAGATTGGTGGCTTCCATTCCAAGCGAAGGCCGGGAGTATTTCCTATAGCAAGTAAATATTTACTATGATAAGGCAGACATGCCATAACAAAAAAAACATAATGAGTCTAGCAACAAGTCACATGATTCCACTAAGTCTAATTCATTACTAATGCAGAGTCTACACCAATAACAGATTTTTTTGAGGAATCTTCTAGATATTTTTTATTCTATCAGAAATTAGCATTTTCTAGAGTTTATAATTAATGAGTATTGGGAATGTGTTCTGGGGAATTGCTAAAGTCTTATTAATATTCAAAGTACCAGAAGTTTCTGGAGTTAATAGTCAATGATCTGCCGGGAACTATATATATCACAGCCCTGTAACCTGCCAAGGTACTGATCAATAATTTTTTCCTTAAAATTATCTAGCAATTATGAAACTTAACTGTGTTTAATCCTTATAATCAGTTTCTCCTTCAAATCGTATTCTCTACTGCTTACTTGGGTGCATCAATTTCATAATTATACTCGTAAATAATTGTACAAGTAAGTTCACCACAGTAACAGTCAAATTCATAAATTGAGTAAAATACGATTGATAAAtgtaaaaaattaatattaaatataaactATAGTTGCTCTATACCCAAATTTTTTGTAGTATTCCCACCATTTGCGAGCTATGTTTATAGGAGTAAATTGAGTTGAATCAATATTATAGTGACTAACGCCGATCACTTCTCCACAAACATTTACCATCGGAGCTCCATCACCACACTACAGTCAAAGTGCCAAAGCAGATAGTTAAATTATCACCAATGAGTTGTCTAGAACGAGAATAACATAATCTCATTATCATCACTTAACATTAATCAGAAGAGCAAAAGAGAGATAGAGGTACCCTTTTAATTGCGCAACTAGTTGTGGAAAGTTCTTTGCATTCATATTGAGTTCGTTcaagcctgaaatgaatttaaCAAACCAAGTACAAGTAATTAGCATGACAAACCAAGTACAGGTAATTAGCATGATGCTGCTTTAGTTTTACCACTAATATACACTCAATTTTTAGACAAGAGAAAAATCAAATATGTTAATGTTATATCACAAGAAGTGGGGTTGGAGAATGCTATGGACATGTATGAAACTGAAAGCTCCTTACAGATAGTAACCGGGGGCAGCCATTAGAATAAATGGCGGATCAAAATACCGGCCTACAACAATAACCCGATCCCCGGGAGTAAGCTTGGATGACTTTGAATGTGGCTTGAGCAATGGTTGACTTGGAGTAAGCTTAGACGAGTCTGAATGTGGTTTGAGTGATGGCTGAGTTGCAAAAACATCCATACAGTCATTTACATGCGCCAATGTTGCAGGTTCATAAAAAGTTCCTGTGCGGAAACTTAGGATGGCAAGATTGAAGTGGAAATCATATGCACAAACTTCTCCAACAAATGATTTACCATTACAAGAGTGCATGCAAACCTGCAACAACAAAAAACTCAACATAACTATATTCTATTTCTCGATACACACATCATAATATCATCTTCGATTGATAAATATCATAGCTTGAAGAACATAGACATTCTAGAAATTTAACTAAAAGCCTGGGGACCAAACACGTGCTTGAGAACCAACTTGATAAAATTTAAGCAAGGGAATGAAATCTGAAACATTGAATGAACATATGCGGTTCCCATGGTTAACCTTGAGATGATTAGCTACCACATTTTCCTCTTCGGCGATCTTCCCGCCCGTATATTCAAGAGGAATCGGAGGACGCCTAATCAAGTTGGCTGATGTCAAGACCAAGGTCTTATTATGGTGGCTCTCAATGATGGTGCCACAGCCCCGGATGATATCTTTTGTTCCTACGCAACATAGACTAATTTAGAAAAGAAAGCAAAAAAATACAATTACAAATAAAGATTAAATGAAAAGTCAATACCACAAAAGCATTCAATGGCAGCAACAGCACGGTCAACCTTCAGAGCAGCATATTTTGTGGTTTTATCCGGAAACTCATCCTCACCATTTGCATTTTTGAATTTTGGCTGCTTCGAAGAGAATTCATACTTGTACCTCATTTCGCTTGCAGCTAGCAAATTGTacataaatattatttatccAGCTAAATAAACACTAACTATACTATTTTGGAGTCTAGTTTACACGCCTATATCCATCTATTGACACgatttttttatttaatactAATAATTTTATGGACTCCTTCATAAATTATTTGTACACTATGAGCCGTCTGCATCAACCACATACCTCCATTTACTATTATTCATCTAAAATTATTACCTTTTTAATAAATATTAGGTATCATCTATACCAaaactataataaccggaatgggaTAAATATGTAGTTTGATTAACCTCTCATTTTGGTTATCCCTCGTCACAACCGTTAGATCTTCCTCATCAAGTAATCAGAACCTTTAGAACTAAATACAAAAAACATAAACAACCCCACAACGACAtattaaatcaaatatttatattattatttctGAAATTACAAACAAAGATACATGGTTCAAATTTTATCAGcaacattaatttatattatttaatttttattaaaaatcatACGCACATTCAGATTAAGACTGTAATTAtg
It contains:
- the LOC141717209 gene encoding uncharacterized protein LOC141717209 encodes the protein MNVTEKKDTMYGPPEETLNPGEELDDTSDSASEMRYKYEFSSKQPKFKNANGEDEFPDKTTKYAALKVDRAVAAIECFCGTKDIIRGCGTIIESHHNKTLVLTSANLIRRPPIPLEYTGGKIAEEENVVANHLKVCMHSCNGKSFVGEVCAYDFHFNLAILSFRTGTFYEPATLAHVNDCMDVFATQPSLKPHSDSSKLTPSQPLLKPHSKSSKLTPGDRVIVVGRYFDPPFILMAAPGYYLLERTQYECKELSTTSCAIKRCGDGAPMVNVCGEVIGVSHYNIDSTQFTPINIARKWWEYYKKFGKYSRPSLGMEATNLYATPDLGLLENIFLKFPHVSRGVNSGEGYTRFVC